One Nocardia huaxiensis genomic window, CAGTTGGCCTGTCCGGCGTTCGGCTGGCCGGTGACGGGTGCCGGCGTCGTCGGCGCTGTCGTGGTCGGTGCCGTCGTCGTAACCGGTTGGCCCTGACCGTTTCCAGCGTTCTCCGTTCGGTTGCCGTCCGGTCCGCCCTTCGGGCCGCCGCCGGGGGCCATGCCGCGCACGCTCGGACCGGCGGAGGGGATCGGGCCCTCGGCGGCATTCGTCAGCGTGTCCGCGCTGTAGGCGAAGGGGGCGGCGAGGCCGGCCAGCACTGCGAGAGTGGCTGTGGCGAGGCCGAATTTGCGGGAGGTGTGCACCAGCACTGCGAGGGTGGCGGTGATTCCCGCCACCAGGATCACCCAGCGCAGCCAGGGCAGGAAGGATTCGCTGCGGGACAGCAGGATCCAAGCCATGACGGTGGTCGCGCCCAGGGCGAGTGCCAATGTCAGCCGGACCCAGAGCTTTTCGCGTTCTCGCCAGAGCAGGGTGCCGCCCGCCGCGACCAGCACGGCGATCGCCGGAGCCAGGGCCACCGTGTAGTACTGGTGGAAGATGCCCTTCATGAAGCTGAAGACCAGCGCGGTCACAGCCAGCCAGCCGCCCCACAGGAGCAGCGTCGCCCGCTGCTGATCGGTGCGAGCCGCCTTGCCGCGCAACACGAGCGCGCCGAGTAGCAGGATCACCGCCGCCGGAATCAGCCAGGCGATCTGACCGCCCTGTGCGGGTTCGAACAGCCGGGTCGGGCCGGGCTTGCCCCAGAGAATATTGCTGACTCCGCCGCCGCCACCGGGTGTGCCCGCCGCACCGGCGGTATCCGCGCTACCGGCGGCTCCGCCCATTTCCGGACCGACGCTGCCCTTCTCATTGCCGGTGAGCCGCCCGAAGCCGTTGTAGCCGAGCGTCAGCTCGATGATCGAGTTGTGCTGGGAGCCACCGAAGTACGGCCGGTCATCCACCGGCCACAGCACCGCGATGAGCACCCACCAGCCCGCACCGACCAGCACCGCGGCTCCGGCCGCGAACAACTGCGCAATACGCTTGCCGAGCGCGGGCGGCCCGGCGAACAGGTAGGTGAGCGCCAGCGCCGGCACCACCAGCAGCACCTGCAATTGCTTTGCCAGGAAACCCAATCCGATGAACAGCCCGGTGAGCACCAGCCACCGCCAGCGTCCATCGGCGAGTGCCCGGGTCATGGCCCACGCGGCGGCGACCATGAACAGCACCAGCATGGCGTCCGGATTGTTGAACCGGAACATCAGTGTCGCAACGGGAGTCACCGCCAGCACGAGTCCGGCCAGCAGCCCGGCCGCAGCCCCGAAATTGCGGCGCACCGTAGCCCACAGCAGCGCAACCGATCCCACGCCCATCAACACCTGCGGTGCGAGCATGCTCCAGCTGTGCAACCCGAATGCCCTGACCGACAAGGCCATCGGCCACAGCGACAGCGGCGTCTTGTCGACGGTGATGGAGTTCGCGCCGTCCGAGGAGCCGAAGAAGAAGGCTTTCCACGACACCGACCCGGCCTGCACCGCGGCCGAATAGAAGGGGTTGGCCCAATTGTTGGCCGACAGGTTCCAGAACCAGGCGGCCGCGGTGCCGATCAGCAGCACCGCCAGCGCCACGTATTCCCAGCGCCCGGAACGGTTTTCCGGTTCGGGCGGAGCAGGCGAGACGGGCCGGGGCTCGGTCAGGGTCGCTGTCATCGAGTACCTCCGGTTTCTGCCAGTTCACGGCCGCGCGGCGCATTGCGGAACACCCAGCGCAGGCCGACGAAGCGCATGAGGGTGGTGACGAGGTTGGCGGTCACCAGCACGAGGAGCTGCAAGTGCACCTCCGCGCCGGGCCACCAGTGGTGCAGGGTGTAGAGCGAACCGCTGGTGAGCAGCAGCCCGAACCCGAAGATCAGCAGACCCTGGAAGTGATGCGAGACGGCCTGCGCGGACCCGCGCACGCCGAAGGTGAAGGCGCGGTTGGCCGCGGTATTGCCGATCGCGGTGAGCAGCAGCGCCAGGAAGTTGGCCGCCTGCGGACCCGTGATCGGTTGCAGCACAACATAGAGCGCCAGGTAGGCGAGCGTGCACCCGATGCCGACGATGGCGAAGCGCACCAGCTGCCCGACCATGCCCAGCGGCACGCCCTCGACCAGTGGTTCGCGGCCGATGGCGGCGCGCAGTTCGTTGATGGGCAGTTGCCCGGTGGCCAGTGCCGTGCCGACCCGCCAGATTCCCCGCAGGTCCTTGCGCGCGGTGTCGAGGATGTCGACGCGGCTGTCCGGATCGTCGATCCAGTCCACCGGCACCTCGTGAATGCGCAGCCCGGTGCGTTCGGCGAGCACCAGCAGTTCGGTGTCGAAGAACCATTCGCCGTCTTCCACCAGCGGCAGCAGCACTCGCGCCACCTCGGTGCGCATGGCCTTGAATCCGCATTGCGCGTCGGAGAACTTGGCCTGCAGCGAGGTTCGCAGAATCAGGTTGTAGCCGCGCGAGATCAGTTCGCGCTTCATGCCGCGCACCACTCGCGAGGAGGATGCCAGGCGGGTGCCGATGGCCAGATCGGAGTGCCCGGAGACCAGCGGAGCGATCAACGGCAGCAGTGCGTTCAGGTCCGTCGAAAGGTCGACGTCCATGTACGCGACCACCTGGGCGTCGGAGTCCTGCCACACCGTGCGCAGCGCGCGGCCGCGGCCCTTGCGGTCCAGGTGCACGACCCGCACGCCGTCGAGCTCGGCCGCCAGCTGCCCGGCGACGAGCATGGTGTCATCGGTGGATGCGTTGTCGGCGATGGTGATTCGCGCGGAGAACGGGAAGTTCCCGTGCAAGAATTCGTGCAGTCGCCGCACGCACGGGCCGAGATCGCGTTCCTCGTTGTAGACGGGCACGACCACGTCGACAACAGGGGCGAGCACGGCCTCGGCTGGTTTCGCCGCCACATCGGCGGTCGCGATGTCGATCATGTCCCCCACGGTCGTGCAATACTCTGGGCCATCCCTGCGTCGACGCTGGGAGGTTCCTGGGAGCCGAGGCTATGCGTTCACCGGTCCGGTGTGCAATCGCCATAGCGGCGAGACCGGCCCGTGTCCCGCGCCCAGGTCGTAGGACGCCTCGAGGCAGCGATAGGTCCATTCCTTGGCGAAGGCCACGGCATCCGGTACCGAATATCCGTGTGCGAGTGCGCAGGTGATGGCCGCGGCCAGGGTGTCGCCACCGCCGTGATCGTTGCCGGTGGACAGGCGCGGAGCAGGCAGTTCGTGGAATGTGTCGCCGTCGTAGAGCAGGTCGGTGCTCTGCTCGGACGAGCGCAGGTGCCCGCCCTTCACGATGGCCCACCGCGGGCCGAGCGCGTGCAGTGCCTCGGCGGCCTTGCGCGCGGACTGCTCGTCGTCAACGTCGATGCCGGTGAGAAGTCGCACTTCGTCCAGGTTCGGCGTGACCACGGTGGCCAGCGGGATCAGCGTGTGCCGCACCGCGTCCAGGGCTTCGGCGTGCAGCAGCGCGTCACCGTGCATGGAGGCCGCGACCGGGTCCACCACGAGGGGAATGCTGCCGTCGCGTCCGATGCCGACCTCGCGGCAGACCCCCGCCACCGCCTCGATGATGGCCGTCGATGCCAGCATGCCGGTCTTGGCTGCCCCGATTCCGATGTCCCCCACCACGGTTCGCACCTGATCAGCCACGATGTGCGGCGGAATCTCGTGAAAACCGCTCACGCCCAAGGTGTTCTGGACGGTCACGGCCGCGACGGCGACGCACGCGTGCACGCCGCACATGGCCATGGTGCGCGAGTCGGCCTGGATGCCCGCGCCGCCGCCGGAGTCGGTGCCCGCGATGGTGAGCGCACGCACCGGGGTCGAGCCGTTCGGAGCAAGCGGTAGGTATTCCACGTCCGCGACCCTACCCGGGCGGGGTGACGCCCGTCGCAGCCCTTCGTGCGCGGTCGAAACACGAGATCAGGACCCGAACATCAAGTGTTAATGAAAACCGTTACCATTAGCTGGTGACTTCAGCCCCGAACGATGCCCGCCTGCCCGTGACCGTGCTGTCCGGGTTCCTCGGCGCCGGCAAGACGACCCTGCTCAACCACATCCTCGCCAACCGTGACGGCCGCCGGGTGGCGGTCATCGTCAATGACATGAGCGAGGTGAATATCGACGCCGCACTCGTGGCCGGCCAGGGACACCTGGATCGGACCGAGGAGAAGCTGGTCGAACTCACCAACGGCTGCATCTGCTGCACGCTGCGCGAGGACCTCATCGAATCGGTGGGCAAGCTGGCGCGGGAGGGTCGATTCGATCAGCTGGTGATCGAATCGACCGGCATCTCGGAGCCGATGCCGGTGGCCGCGACCTTCGAATGGGAATTCGAGGACGGATTCGTGCTCGGCGAGATCGCGAAACTCGACACCATGGTGACCGTGGTCGACGCCTCCACCTTCCTGGCCGAGGTGGTGAAGGGGCAGGCGCTCGCCGAGCGGAATATGCAAGCGGCGGAAGGGGATGCGCGCACCATCGCCGATCTGCTCGTTGATCAGGTGGAGTTCGCGAATGTGCTGGTGCTCAACAAGACCGATCTGGTGAGCGCGAATGCCCTTGGGAGCGTGGAGGCTACGATCCGGCGGTTGAATCCCACCGCCAAGATCGTGCGTTCCGCGCACGGGGTGGTCGAGTTGGACCAGGTGCTCGGCACCGGCCTCTACAACCCGGATATCGCCGCCCAATTCGACGGCTGGGAGGACGAGCTCGCGGGCGGCCACACCCCGGAGACCGAGGAATACGGCATCAGCAGCCTGACCTTCACCGCCGATCGCCCCTTCCATCCGGAGCGGCTGGAATCCGCTCTGGCGCAACTGCAAAGGCTGCTGCGCAGTAAGGGCTTCTTCTGGCTGGCGACCCGGCCGGACCTGGCGGCGATCTGGTCCCAGGCCGGTCCCAACCTGACTTTCGAAGCGGGCGCGTACTGGACCGCGCTGGATATGCCGCCCGGGCAGGAGATCGTCTTCATCGGCGTGAAGCTGGATCGCCCGCATGTGCGGGACCTACTGAATTCCGCCCTGCTCACCGATGCCGAGATGGAAGCCGGGCCGCAGTCCTGGCTGCGGTACCCGGATCCCTTCCCGTCCTGGGGTGAGACGCACGAACACGCTTGAACCGGAACTCAATTCGAGATGCCGGGGGTGCGGCGCATGTAGGTCGAATCGGTGAGCTGCTCGAGCAGGAAGGCCGCGATGTCGGCGCGAGAGATCTTCAGCTTCAAGCCTTTCGCGTCGGGGGCGACATTGCGCTGGTACGCGCCGGTGGCCGGATCATCGGTGAAGGCCGCCGGCCGCACGATGGTCCAGTCCAGGTCACTCGCCAGCACATGGGACTCCTGCTGCACGTGATCGGCGTACGCCTGCCGCAGCAGCAGGCCGAAGAACACGTACTTCCACAGGAAGTTGAGGTTGCCGCGGGAGTCGCCGACACCCAGGGAGGACATGACGATCAGGCGCTTCACACCCGTCCTGCTCATGGCCTCCATGACGGTGCGGGTGCCCTCGGCGCGGATGACGCCCTTGCGGCCATTGCCGAGCGTCACGATGACGGCGTCCTGGCCGCTGACCGCCCGCTCCACCGCGGCCGGGTCGAGCACATCGCCCTGCACGACCCGCAGCCGCTGATTCGTGATGGCCAGATTCCCGGCCGAGCGAGTGAGCGCGGTGACCTCGTGGCCCTGGGCGAGAGCCTGCTCGACCACCTGACGGCCGACGGTTCCGGTGGCTCCGAAGATCGCGATTCGCATTGCATTTCTCCTAGCTGATCTGCTGAAACTTGTTGTTTCGAAGGTGATTTCAGTCTGTCAACCCAGAGCGGCGGGAACCATCGTCGTGCGTCTCGCGGACATGCGCGAGACGCTGATCCGAATCTCGCCGCCATGCGCGAGCGTCCATAACGGCCGATGGCCCGCCCTTTCCAGGGCGGGCCCTATTCCTTCAGCGGATC contains:
- a CDS encoding glycosyltransferase family 39 protein codes for the protein MTATLTEPRPVSPAPPEPENRSGRWEYVALAVLLIGTAAAWFWNLSANNWANPFYSAAVQAGSVSWKAFFFGSSDGANSITVDKTPLSLWPMALSVRAFGLHSWSMLAPQVLMGVGSVALLWATVRRNFGAAAGLLAGLVLAVTPVATLMFRFNNPDAMLVLFMVAAAWAMTRALADGRWRWLVLTGLFIGLGFLAKQLQVLLVVPALALTYLFAGPPALGKRIAQLFAAGAAVLVGAGWWVLIAVLWPVDDRPYFGGSQHNSIIELTLGYNGFGRLTGNEKGSVGPEMGGAAGSADTAGAAGTPGGGGGVSNILWGKPGPTRLFEPAQGGQIAWLIPAAVILLLGALVLRGKAARTDQQRATLLLWGGWLAVTALVFSFMKGIFHQYYTVALAPAIAVLVAAGGTLLWREREKLWVRLTLALALGATTVMAWILLSRSESFLPWLRWVILVAGITATLAVLVHTSRKFGLATATLAVLAGLAAPFAYSADTLTNAAEGPIPSAGPSVRGMAPGGGPKGGPDGNRTENAGNGQGQPVTTTAPTTTAPTTPAPVTGQPNAGQANCPPPPNGAPPNGGPGGPPPGAGAPPNGGPPPGAPANCVPGGNPNGQTGTGATTTAPTTTAPTTAPAAPATGPTGTGDAGKDTNGTTAGGVMMASRPSDRVNGMLLADGDKYTWVAATVSANSAAGFQLATQLPVMPIGGFNGTDPSPTLAQFQKYVQEGKIHYFIGGRQGLQRPGSTETLESTLITQWVKEHYTAHEVDGITLYDLTQPKS
- a CDS encoding NAD(P)-dependent oxidoreductase; translated protein: MRIAIFGATGTVGRQVVEQALAQGHEVTALTRSAGNLAITNQRLRVVQGDVLDPAAVERAVSGQDAVIVTLGNGRKGVIRAEGTRTVMEAMSRTGVKRLIVMSSLGVGDSRGNLNFLWKYVFFGLLLRQAYADHVQQESHVLASDLDWTIVRPAAFTDDPATGAYQRNVAPDAKGLKLKISRADIAAFLLEQLTDSTYMRRTPGISN
- a CDS encoding GTP-binding protein, with product MTSAPNDARLPVTVLSGFLGAGKTTLLNHILANRDGRRVAVIVNDMSEVNIDAALVAGQGHLDRTEEKLVELTNGCICCTLREDLIESVGKLAREGRFDQLVIESTGISEPMPVAATFEWEFEDGFVLGEIAKLDTMVTVVDASTFLAEVVKGQALAERNMQAAEGDARTIADLLVDQVEFANVLVLNKTDLVSANALGSVEATIRRLNPTAKIVRSAHGVVELDQVLGTGLYNPDIAAQFDGWEDELAGGHTPETEEYGISSLTFTADRPFHPERLESALAQLQRLLRSKGFFWLATRPDLAAIWSQAGPNLTFEAGAYWTALDMPPGQEIVFIGVKLDRPHVRDLLNSALLTDAEMEAGPQSWLRYPDPFPSWGETHEHA
- a CDS encoding bifunctional glycosyltransferase family 2/GtrA family protein codes for the protein MIDIATADVAAKPAEAVLAPVVDVVVPVYNEERDLGPCVRRLHEFLHGNFPFSARITIADNASTDDTMLVAGQLAAELDGVRVVHLDRKGRGRALRTVWQDSDAQVVAYMDVDLSTDLNALLPLIAPLVSGHSDLAIGTRLASSSRVVRGMKRELISRGYNLILRTSLQAKFSDAQCGFKAMRTEVARVLLPLVEDGEWFFDTELLVLAERTGLRIHEVPVDWIDDPDSRVDILDTARKDLRGIWRVGTALATGQLPINELRAAIGREPLVEGVPLGMVGQLVRFAIVGIGCTLAYLALYVVLQPITGPQAANFLALLLTAIGNTAANRAFTFGVRGSAQAVSHHFQGLLIFGFGLLLTSGSLYTLHHWWPGAEVHLQLLVLVTANLVTTLMRFVGLRWVFRNAPRGRELAETGGTR
- the thiD gene encoding bifunctional hydroxymethylpyrimidine kinase/phosphomethylpyrimidine kinase, whose translation is MEYLPLAPNGSTPVRALTIAGTDSGGGAGIQADSRTMAMCGVHACVAVAAVTVQNTLGVSGFHEIPPHIVADQVRTVVGDIGIGAAKTGMLASTAIIEAVAGVCREVGIGRDGSIPLVVDPVAASMHGDALLHAEALDAVRHTLIPLATVVTPNLDEVRLLTGIDVDDEQSARKAAEALHALGPRWAIVKGGHLRSSEQSTDLLYDGDTFHELPAPRLSTGNDHGGGDTLAAAITCALAHGYSVPDAVAFAKEWTYRCLEASYDLGAGHGPVSPLWRLHTGPVNA